Within Meles meles chromosome 19, mMelMel3.1 paternal haplotype, whole genome shotgun sequence, the genomic segment cccgaagcgggactcaatccctgcctcatgacctgagccaaaggcagacgcttcacgacTGAGCCCCCAGACGCCCGACTCCCAAGGCTTTCCTTATCCAGTTAGAGTCGGTCTGTTTGCACAGGCTACTGGgagaatatatttattaaataacgTTTCAGGTTCTTTGTTTTCAAGTCCTAATTGAGTCTCAGTAACTTTGTAATGTGTTTCTTCTCTGGAAGTTTCTGAGCCTCACGGaggaagatttaaataaattCGAATCCCTCACAATGGGAGCAAAGAAGAAGCTCAAGACGCAGCTGGAGCTGGAGAAGTACGTGTGGGTCTGCGGACGCGTCCCCCTTCCTCCCGCACTCAGTGCGGTCTCCTGACGCGCTGTCTGATCGCGTGGGGGCCCCCAAGTGTGCGTGACCTTCGGGTGGCCTGGGAGGTGAAAGACCACTGCAGGCGGAAGCCAGGGGACAGGGTGCCGAGGAGAGGCCGTCCGCCATGGGGGTGGGGCTTTATGgaaagaggggaggtgggagagtgTGGCCTCTCCCCCGTTTTTGGTACCCGTGCCGGTCGTAAGTCGCCCAGTGGCCATCTGGACCCTCAGGAGGTTCTGAGATGGGTCGCCTCATGGGCCTGCGTTGAGCCCGAGGGTCGTTCCAAAAGCCCCTCTGTACTGAGCCGGGGCTCACGAGCACTTCCCGCCAAATGCCCTTGACTGGACGGCATGGTTCGGTGATCAGAGCTTCATTCATGCTGTCCCAGTCACACGGGTGTGGTTTGGGTCTGCTAGGAAGGGCCCTTTGCACCCACCAAGTCAGAGTGCATCGCGTCCCACCTATGAGGACAGTTGGGGGCAGTCACCCCGCTATGGCCCCTGGGCCCTGCAGCAGAGCCTGGGCCACGGGAATCGGTTTAGTGGCCAAAGACCCAGATGCTCACTTGTTCGCGCGCTCTCTTGTGGCACAGGGAGAAGTCGGAGAAACGGTGCCTGAACCCCACAGCCCCGCCCCCAGTCACCAGCAGCGGCGTGGCCCGTGTCCCCCCCACCAGCCACGTCGGGCCCGTGCAGGGCGTGCGAGGCCCCCACGCTGCAGGTGGGTGAGGGCGGAGCGGCCTTGAGCGCGTCGGGCTCTTCTGAGGGGCGTTGTCAGCGcggcacacacacaccctttggcCACGTCTGTCTTTTTGAGCGTTTACAGTTTCTGTTCGTTATTTTAGCTTTTATCATTCCCACCGTTAGAGAATAGAAGGGACGCTGGGGTTGGAAGCTGGAGACCGGTGATTCACCTGGAGTTGTAGAAGCGTAAGAATTAGATCCAGAAGCTGCAGcgcgggagggagagaggaggaggaacccCGAACAGATGAAGATACGCTTCCTCCCTGGGAGGGCGCAGACAGGCCCCGTGTAGGTCCCTGCCTCGCAGGTCTGTGTCGAAGCTCCCAGGCTGCGTGAGCGCAGCCGCCCGTCACGGGTGCTGGGAGCCACGGGGCCTCCTCCGCTCCCTGCCTTGGCCCGCACGGTCGGGGCGCCGGGTGCTCCGTACGCCCTGCGAGCGTCACAAGTGGCAGGACGCCAGGGAGAACAACATGCCAGTGTGTCTTTGCAGTGGTTATCTGACTAAAAAGCTCCTCCGTCCCTTGGCCTCCTAAAGTGGGGTGTCTCTCGGTGTCGGAGATGACTTCTTTCGCCCTGTGGTGGCCGGGGAcccttgtctctccctctgcggcCTGTGAGCCAGGCGGCATCGCAGCCCTTGGCCGGAGCCTGGCTGTGTCCACACCTGTGAGGAGGCGGGCCTGGGGCCTCGGGCTGCTTATTGCCCCCCGCATCTCCGGGTCCTGTCACCCCCGCCTCCCTGGGGCCGGCGCAGGGCTCCGCAGGACCGCGTGCTCCGAGGCGGGCGGGGAGGGCGCGGGAGCCGCGGCCGGCATGACCCACGCCGGCGCCCCTTTTCCGCAGCGCTGCGGGTGGACGTGGAGCCACCGCCCCAGCAGACGGCGCGGGAGGGCAGCTCGTCCGAGTGCTCCAGCTCGTCACCCAGCCCGATGGGGCTGCAGGCCCGGGACGAGAGCTCGGACAGCGCCGAGGAGAGCGACAGACGTAAGGATGCCCGGCCGGCCTGGGAGCGCTGTGCTGCCCCTGCCCAGGCCCGGGCGCCCGCGTTGACCGCTCTGTTTCTGCCCGCAGGTGTGGACGTGCACGGGGAGGGCTCGGAGAAGGAGAAGCCCGTCATGCTGCTGAACCATTTCGCGTCGGGTTCCGCCAGACCCACGGCCCAGGTTCTCCCCGTGCAGAATGAGGCCGGCTCCGGTCCGTCCggccaccaccccctccccgcccagaTGATGGCTGCGGCCTCGCACCTGGCGCCCATCCGGATGCTGAATTCCGTGCACAAGTCGGAGAGGGGGGGCGCGGACGTGAAGCTCCTCCCGCCCTCCGTGCACCCTCTGCTGGCTCTTGAAGAAAGGAGTAAGCTCTCGGGACCAAGAGGCGGCATCAAAGTGGACAAGAACTTCGGCCACGCCGTGATGGACGCGGCACCCACGGCcgccccccagcagcccctgcaGGTTCTGTCCGCCCTCGCCGAGAGCAGCTCCGTGTCACCCACGGTCTCCTTCGGTCCCCGCACCAAAGTCGTGCACACGTCCGCGCTGGACAGGGCGATGAAGTCAGCCCCGCAGCCCGCCCTGGCAGGGGAGGCCAGCACTGCTGCCGCGGGCACGTCGGGCGCGGTCTTCCACGCGGCGCGGCCCCCCCTCAAACTTCTGGTGTCTTCATCTGTCCCCGCGGATTCTGCCATTTCGGGGCAAACTGCCTGTTCGAATAACGTGCAAATAAGCGTGCCCCCTGCAATAATAAAGCCGCGGGCTGCCGTGTGCGCCGCCAGCACCAAAGCTGCCTTCTCGGCGATGGGCAGTGTGCCCCTGGGGCCCCTGCAGGCCGGCTTCTGCGCGAGCAGCAGCACTGCCGCCTCCAGCAGCCACCCCTCCGCGTCCTTTGCCGGCATGGCCGCCGTGCCCAGCTGCCCggcccccagctccagccccgcaCTCTCCTCGGCCCCCGAAAGCAGTTTCtacagcggcggcggcggcgggggtgCCGGCGGGGGCAGCGGGGGCAGCGGGGGCTCCCCCGGGAACCTGCCCTCCTCCAGCcagaaccaccaccaccaccaccaccaccagccgcAGTCGGCGCCCCAGCAGCCCGCGCCGGGCCCGCCGCCCGGCTGCGTCGTGTGCACGTCGTGCGGCTGCAGCGGCAGCTGCGGCTCGGGCGGCCTGACCGTCAGCTACGCCAACTACTTCCAGCACCCGTTCTCGGGGCCGTCCGtgttccccttccccttcctgcccTTCAGCCCCGTGTGCGGCAGCGGCTACGTGGGCGCCCAGCAGTACGGCGGCGGCGCCTTCCCCGTGGTGCACTCGCCCTACGGCGGCGGCGTGGCCCCCGAGCCCGTGCTGGCCGGCCAGTCCGCCTTCGCCGTGCCGCCCATGCCCGGCTTCATGGCGGGCGCCGCGGGCGTGTACCAGGCGCCGGGgctgggcggcggcggcggcggctccggcCACAAGAAGAGCGGCAACCTGTCGTGTTACAACTGCGGGGCCACCGGGCACCGCGCTCAGGACTGCAAGCAGCCGTCCATGGACTTCAACCGGCAAGGTAAAGGGGGGCGGCCGCTGAGCGGGCTGCGCTGGGGCCCAGAGCGCCCCCGTGCGCGGGCGCCGTGGTCCGCGGGCTGCCTCTAGAGCACGGACGCTCCTGGGAGCAGCGTGTCCTTGCCGCGGGGCTGGCCGTGAAGGCCTCCGGAAGGGTCGTGTGGTCTCCAGCTGCCCGTCGCTGCGGCCTGCTCCTCTCTCCAAGGGGCCGGCCGGCCGGGGGAGGGCACGCTGGCCCTGTGAGCCAGGCGGCCCGTGGGGTTGACGGAGTGCCCCGCCGGCCTGGTGCGGGGGTGCGGGTGCTGCCCGGGGACCCGGCCGGCGGGGCGAGGAGGCTGCGCGGTGTTCCCTGCGGCCACTCATGCCCTCCCCCCCGTTTTTACTCCCACTCGCTCTTTGTCTCTAGGCCAGGTCCggtgtgtgtgtgatgtgggGACACGGGTGTGTTGTTGCTGTTGGCTTGGGAAGGGAGATGAAACCAGGCAGGAGCAGTCTCTCCCAGCTCCGTGGTACTCACGGCGCAGCCTGGGGTAGTCACCCGGGCTCTGGAGACGTTTGATGGTTGCCCCAGACCTGGGATTCCGCAGCCCGCCTGTGCATCGTGGTCAGCCAGAGAGCGTTGGAGGCGAGCCAGCTCTGATGGCAGGTGGGGCGGGTGTCGGTGTGCTCGCTGCGTGGCCGGCTCCTGGACCGGTCAGCTCAGGCCCCTGGCGAGGGTCAGGCCTCCCTGGCCCCCTGCTCGGCCGAGCTCTGGAAACAAGAGAAGCGGCCTGGGGACCGGCCGTGTTACCCCTGAGGCTGATCGACCTATACGGCCTAGTTTTGGGGGCGGGAGCGAGGAACTGGGAGTGGGTTGGACAGGTAGTCCAGACTTCCCGCCCCTACCTCTTGACAGTGACTCTGGCAGGAGCTTTGGGCAGCTCAGTCGTTGGTAGGAGATGCACAGTGATTCAAATCTGGTCTCTTTCCCCCCCCCTCTTTCTAGGTACTTTTAGGTTGAAATATGCCCCTCCAGCAGAAAGTCTGGACTCCACAGACTGATACTTTTCTCTGGCAACAGAACACTATTAAGCCATGGAGACATAAGGAAACTTAAATACAAAACTGAGAAGTCTAGTTGCTGTTGAGCTTAATATTTTTAATCCAAAGGTGCTTTACTTTACTAGACTGGATAGAAAACCTAGCGTAGGAGTGCATCAGACTCAGTTTTATTGCCAAAATCCTAGATTGGAGCTTGACGTCAGGACTCGCCTGGTCGGGGTCTCCGCCGTGGCTGCGATGCAGAGACCTCCGTGTCCCGAGGAGCATTGCCGCCGTCGGTCCTTCCAGGCTCACACGTAATTCCCGGGCAGCTACGCAAGATCGGAACCGAGAACTGCAGGTCGGAGTGCTCCGCGCGGAGTTCCAGCAGTCGGACTCTTGATACCCCTGCGTGAGGGAAAATGtcgcctttgttttgttttgttttttgttttgttcctcaaGTGGTTGGACACTAATCTCTCTGGGCTTTTTAAGGATTGCACTACCGAAGAATGTAAACTGATGTCACTCTCTGCCGTTCTGGGAGACAGACTCCCCGAGACCCGTCAGTGCAGGACACTCAGAGAATCTGTTTTCAGGAGTCGGCACCAGCAGGCTACGAGACGTGGTACACAACAGAGATTTTCGCATTTCCTTCCCTCCTTAAGACACTCGTAGCAGTTtcaaggttttaattttttttcctgcaaataaATTTAAACTACGTTTATTAAATAGAAATAGTTACTCGCAACAACTTAACGTCTAAGGGTCCAAGTCCCAGAGAGTCCCTAGTTGTCAAAGCCTTGAGAACCCTTCCTTCCCGGCCCTGCATAGCTTGAAGTCCCGTCGCCTTCCACCGCGACGAAGCTCTCGCAGAGACACGGTGACCGCTCGGCCTTCGTGAGCTGGCTCTGAGGGTCGCTACACGCCCTTAGCAAAGTTGGCAAGTTCTGTCCTCTCCACACGGATCTCCCAAGGACCCCAAGGCTTACGGCTAACGGATTCACATTCGAGACAAACATTTCAACAGTGATACAGTCCTATAATTACGAGCAAAAGATCTGAAATGTTCTCCTGTCAACTTCTTTTGTATTAGGCTGTGTAATAGTGGTTAGTTCTCTAGAAATTTCCTGAAAACTACAACAGAAAAGTGGTAAGACTCTGAAAGAGCCCACACCAACAGGACAGAGCTCCAAGATCTGCAGAAGTCCAGTTTTATCCGAAGTGGGAAATCAGGCCTCACCATACAGCTCTGTTTCACCCCATGACCATGACAGCTGCTTGGTCCGAAATTTAGGGACTTAAACCTTTAAAGCTAAAAGGGGATTTTTCTGCTCAAATATTATTGCTTTAAACATATAGCCTTCAGTATTAAAATATTGATTGGTAAGGCCTTGCCCAGGGATTTTGCAgttgaatatttatttcaaaaacagaaaaacgtAATATTCAGACCTTTCTTAAAATGGGACCATCAGCCTCATGCCAAATTGGTGTAAATCAAAAGAATACCCTAGAATTTGAGGCTCTGTGATGTGAGGCTTCAAATTTTATGGTCAGTTTCCTGGCTGGAGGAAACTAGAGCAGagttgttaccttttttttttttttttcttaaaggcttTTGGTAGAACTTTTTAGAGCTTTA encodes:
- the ZCCHC14 gene encoding zinc finger CCHC domain-containing protein 14 isoform X2; its protein translation is MVEKRCPLQRDGVYRWFSELPSPQRVEFLCGLLDLCIPLELRFLGSCLEDLARKDYHSLRDSEIKANNPADLGSLTNLTDEVVRSKLLVSLALLGSEQREAAGVLYRTLTHIDSIIHNYGLQLNEGRTGDEFLLLFTMASNHPAFSFHQKQVLRQELTQIQSSLSGGGGSGGGHGGKGALPTCPACHKVTPRTEAPIGSVSTSLESALHTSVHSTEDSPPKRTVGKHAKVSVEKIDLKGLSHKKNDRNVECSFELPQLHPEDNLDKFTPCLAGPDSFYVERNHVDLEADLRYLASLPPHVLKNEHVRKFFSTSSPTQQLQSPSAGAPPLSKVGTVLGTSARPVCGVAGIPSSQSSTQHHLQHAASAAALPHCSHTGGAGSALAYRAQMDSSPAILMPSALQTPQTQEQNGILDWLRKLRLHKYYPVFKQLTMEKFLSLTEEDLNKFESLTMGAKKKLKTQLELEKEKSEKRCLNPTAPPPVTSSGVARVPPTSHVGPVQGVRGPHAAALRVDVEPPPQQTAREGSSSECSSSSPSPMGLQARDESSDSAEESDRRVDVHGEGSEKEKPVMLLNHFASGSARPTAQVLPVQNEAGSGPSGHHPLPAQMMAAASHLAPIRMLNSVHKSERGGADVKLLPPSVHPLLALEERSKLSGPRGGIKVDKNFGHAVMDAAPTAAPQQPLQVLSALAESSSVSPTVSFGPRTKVVHTSALDRAMKSAPQPALAGEASTAAAGTSGAVFHAARPPLKLLVSSSVPADSAISGQTACSNNVQISVPPAIIKPRAAVCAASTKAAFSAMGSVPLGPLQAGFCASSSTAASSSHPSASFAGMAAVPSCPAPSSSPALSSAPESSFYSGGGGGGAGGGSGGSGGSPGNLPSSSQNHHHHHHHQPQSAPQQPAPGPPPGCVVCTSCGCSGSCGSGGLTVSYANYFQHPFSGPSVFPFPFLPFSPVCGSGYVGAQQYGGGAFPVVHSPYGGGVAPEPVLAGQSAFAVPPMPGFMAGAAGVYQAPGLGGGGGGSGHKKSGNLSCYNCGATGHRAQDCKQPSMDFNRQGTFRLKYAPPAESLDSTD
- the ZCCHC14 gene encoding zinc finger CCHC domain-containing protein 14 isoform X1, encoding MVEKRCPLQRDGVYRWFSELPSPQRVEFLCGLLDLCIPLELRFLGSCLEDLARKDYHSLRDSEIKANNPADLGSLTNLTDEVVRSKLLVSLALLGSEQREAAGVLYRTLTHIDSIIHNYGLQLNEGRTGDEFLLLFTMASNHPAFSFHQKQVLRQELTQIQSSLSGGGGSGGGHGGKGALPTCPACHKVTPRTEAPIGSVSTSLESALHTSVHSTEDSPPKRTVGKHAKVSVEKIDLKGLSHKKNDRNVECSFEVLWSDSSVTSVTKSPSEVTEFISKLPQLHPEDNLDKFTPCLAGPDSFYVERNHVDLEADLRYLASLPPHVLKNEHVRKFFSTSSPTQQLQSPSAGAPPLSKVGTVLGTSARPVCGVAGIPSSQSSTQHHLQHAASAAALPHCSHTGGAGSALAYRAQMDSSPAILMPSALQTPQTQEQNGILDWLRKLRLHKYYPVFKQLTMEKFLSLTEEDLNKFESLTMGAKKKLKTQLELEKEKSEKRCLNPTAPPPVTSSGVARVPPTSHVGPVQGVRGPHAAALRVDVEPPPQQTAREGSSSECSSSSPSPMGLQARDESSDSAEESDRRVDVHGEGSEKEKPVMLLNHFASGSARPTAQVLPVQNEAGSGPSGHHPLPAQMMAAASHLAPIRMLNSVHKSERGGADVKLLPPSVHPLLALEERSKLSGPRGGIKVDKNFGHAVMDAAPTAAPQQPLQVLSALAESSSVSPTVSFGPRTKVVHTSALDRAMKSAPQPALAGEASTAAAGTSGAVFHAARPPLKLLVSSSVPADSAISGQTACSNNVQISVPPAIIKPRAAVCAASTKAAFSAMGSVPLGPLQAGFCASSSTAASSSHPSASFAGMAAVPSCPAPSSSPALSSAPESSFYSGGGGGGAGGGSGGSGGSPGNLPSSSQNHHHHHHHQPQSAPQQPAPGPPPGCVVCTSCGCSGSCGSGGLTVSYANYFQHPFSGPSVFPFPFLPFSPVCGSGYVGAQQYGGGAFPVVHSPYGGGVAPEPVLAGQSAFAVPPMPGFMAGAAGVYQAPGLGGGGGGSGHKKSGNLSCYNCGATGHRAQDCKQPSMDFNRQGTFRLKYAPPAESLDSTD